One segment of Macaca fascicularis isolate 582-1 chromosome 4, T2T-MFA8v1.1 DNA contains the following:
- the LOC135970649 gene encoding uncharacterized protein, protein MGNNQSTPLSLLVTNFKDVKARGRNLSVELKKGKLVTFCRSEWPSFGVGWPSEGTFCLSIITKVKTKIFLPGQSGHPDQIPYILVWQDLVENPPPWITPFILEPCKVLVTRPTRQKTPSAPSAPVLPDSQDPLTLEPTFPPPYQHLIPQDPVPQGGASVEGNREAEAAESESNLGGPAGRTRGRVQRDQASRLPDSTVALPLREIGSLDDTGLSRLMYWPFSTSDLYNWKSQNARFSDNPKDLTSLLDSVMFTHQPTWDDCQQLLRILFTTEERERIKVEARKLVPGDDGQPTANPDLINAAFPLTRPRWDYNTAEAARSPETCVRGTEDLLKTLGELGYQASATKAQICKSEVTYLGYLLKGGQRWLTKARKETVLRIPRPQSTRQVREFLGSAGFCRLWIPGFAELAKPLYQATKERQPFSWTEEAELAFQQIKTALLSAPALGLPDVSKPFHLYVDESKGVAKAVLTQYLGPWQRPVAYLSKKLDSVAAGWPPCLRIIAATALMVRDADKLIMGQELRVITPHAIEGVLRQPPDRWMSNARLTHYQGLLLNPLRITFLPPTSLNPASLLPNPDLDAPSHECTEILAQVHGVREDLQDRPLPDTELTWFTDGSSYVHQGQQYAGAAVTSETEILFQDGQKRSQLREKLLRL, encoded by the exons atgggcaacaaccagagcacgccgctctcactccttgttaccaattttaaggatgtgaaggctcgggggcgtaacttaagcgtagaactaaagaagggaaagctagttactttctgccgttcggagtggccctctttcggcgtagggtggccctctgaaggaactttctgtctctctattattactaaggtaaaaactaagattttcctgccagggcagtcaggacatcctgatcaaattccttatattctagtgtggcaggatcttgtggaaaacccaccaccctggataactccattcatccttgagccctgcaaagtcctagtaacgcgacctacaagacaaaagactccctctgctccctcggcccctgtgctgccggacagccaggaccccctaacgttagaacccacatttcccccaccatatcagcaccttatcccgcaggacccagtcccccagggtggtgcttccgtagagggaaaccgagaagcggaagcagccgagagtgaaagtaacctgggggggccggccggccgaacacgaggccgcgtacagcgggaccaagcttcccgactccctgactccactgtagccctgcctctcagagaaataggatcgctcgatgataccgggctctcccgtctcatgtattggcctttttccaccagtgatttatacaattggaagtcccaaaatgctcggttctcagataatcccaaagatctaacctcgttgttagacagtgtcatgtttactcaccagccgacctgggatgactgtcaacagctcctccgaatcctgttcacaacggaggagcgggaaagaatcaaagttgaggccagaaaactggttccaggagatgacggccagccaactgcaaatcctgacctcattaatgcggctttccctttgacccggcccagatgggactacaacacggcagaag cggccaggtccccggaaacttgtgttcgagggactgaggacctcctgaagactctgggggagctaggctaccaagcctcagcaacaaaggctcagatctgcaagtcggaggtaacttatctggggtacctattaaaaggggggcaacgctggctaaccaaagcccgaaaggaaacagtcctacgcatccctagaccccagtcaacacggcaagtgagagaattcctggggtcggcagggttctgtaggttatggatacccggatttgctgagttagccaagcccctataccaggcaacaaaggaacggcagcccttcagttggacggaagaggctgagctggcctttcagcaaatcaaaactgccttgttatcagcccccgcgctggggctccctgatgtctccaaacccttccacttatacgtggatgaaagtaagggtgttgcaaaagccgtgttaacacagtacctaggcccctggcagaggccagttgcctatttgtcaaaaaaattagattcagtggctgctggctggccaccctgcctccggataatcgcggcgactgccctaatggtccgagacgctgataaacttatcatggggcaagagttgcgcgttataaccccgcatgccattgaaggcgtcctccggcagccgccggaccgatggatgagtaacgcccggctcacccactatcaaggactgctgttaaaccccctcagaataacttttctgcccccaacctctttaaaccctgcttcactgctgccaaatccagacttggacgccccgtcccatgagtgcactgagatactggctcaggtgcatggggtgcgggaggacctgcaagatcgtccgctccccgacacagaactcacctggttcactgatggcagcagctatgtccaccaaggccagcagtatgcaggagcggctgtaacgtcagagactgag atactttttcaggatggacagaagcgttcccaactaagagagaaactgctcaggttgtag